The Fortiea contorta PCC 7126 genome has a segment encoding these proteins:
- the htpG gene encoding molecular chaperone HtpG, giving the protein MLEQGTISIHTENIFPIIKKSLYSDHQIFLRELVSNAVDAIQKLNMVSRAGEYTGDIGEPEIQIAIDKNNKTLSLTDNGIGMTADEVKKYINQVAFSSAEEFIHKYEGKSDQPIIGHFGLGFYSSFMVAQKVEIDTLSYQEGAQAVHWTCDGSPQFTLEESTRTTRGTTITLTLQGEEEEFLEAARIKNLVKTYCDFMPVPIKLDGEVLNQQKAPWRESASNLSREDYLEFYRYLYPFQEEPLLWVHLNTDYPFIINGILYFPKMRPDVDVTKGQIKLFCNQVFVSDNCEEIIPQFLTPMRGVIDSTDIPLNVSRSALQGDRTVRRIGDYIAKKVGDRLKELYRDNREQYISAWKDLSTFVKFGVLNDEKFKKQVEDIIVFRTTAKIAPKAAVETPTVEVQSPDGDVWQDVTPSSTEDTTSSTPYTTLKEYLERNKERHENRVFYSTDETTQATYIELHKNQGLEVLFMDSFIDTHFINFLEREYSDVKFTRVDSDLDNTLLDQNKAGEIVDPKTNKTRSESIKELFEKSLNKPKVNIRTEALKSDNPQSTPPAIVLLPEILRRLREMNALMQQQNSEFPEDHILLVNTAHPLIQNLANLNQGGIIQEDGQSSTNPLVNLICQHVYDLALMSQKGFDAEGMKSFVERSNEVLTKLTEQAGK; this is encoded by the coding sequence ATGCTAGAACAAGGCACTATCAGTATCCATACTGAGAATATTTTCCCAATTATCAAGAAGTCCCTCTACTCAGATCACCAAATCTTCTTGCGGGAATTGGTATCCAACGCGGTAGATGCTATTCAGAAGCTAAACATGGTGTCCCGTGCCGGGGAGTATACTGGAGACATCGGTGAACCAGAAATTCAAATTGCGATTGATAAAAACAATAAAACCCTCTCGCTCACCGATAATGGCATTGGGATGACTGCTGATGAAGTGAAGAAATATATCAACCAAGTCGCTTTCTCCAGTGCAGAAGAATTCATTCACAAGTATGAGGGTAAGTCAGACCAACCAATTATCGGTCATTTTGGTCTTGGTTTCTACTCCTCCTTTATGGTGGCGCAAAAAGTCGAAATCGATACCCTCTCTTATCAAGAAGGCGCCCAAGCAGTACACTGGACTTGTGATGGTTCGCCGCAGTTTACTTTAGAAGAGTCAACCCGGACAACTCGCGGTACAACTATCACCCTGACTCTCCAAGGAGAAGAAGAGGAGTTTTTAGAAGCTGCGCGGATTAAAAATCTCGTCAAGACTTACTGTGACTTCATGCCGGTGCCAATTAAACTGGATGGAGAAGTATTAAATCAGCAAAAAGCACCTTGGCGGGAGTCTGCAAGTAATCTGAGTCGAGAAGATTATTTAGAATTTTACCGCTACTTGTACCCATTTCAAGAAGAACCTTTATTGTGGGTGCATTTGAACACAGATTATCCCTTTATCATCAACGGGATTTTATATTTTCCCAAAATGCGCCCTGATGTGGATGTGACCAAGGGACAAATCAAGCTGTTTTGTAATCAAGTTTTTGTCAGCGATAACTGCGAAGAGATTATTCCTCAGTTTCTCACACCCATGCGCGGGGTGATTGATAGTACGGATATTCCTTTGAATGTATCTCGGAGTGCATTGCAAGGCGATCGCACTGTGCGGAGAATCGGCGATTATATCGCTAAGAAAGTGGGCGATCGCCTTAAGGAATTATACCGCGACAACCGCGAACAATACATCAGCGCTTGGAAAGACCTCAGCACTTTTGTGAAATTTGGTGTTCTCAACGACGAGAAATTTAAAAAACAAGTCGAAGATATCATCGTTTTCCGCACCACAGCTAAAATTGCACCAAAGGCTGCAGTGGAAACTCCCACCGTGGAAGTACAATCACCAGATGGGGATGTTTGGCAAGATGTCACTCCTTCCTCAACCGAGGATACAACATCCAGCACTCCTTACACCACCCTGAAAGAATATTTAGAACGCAACAAAGAACGCCATGAAAATCGGGTGTTTTACAGCACTGATGAAACCACCCAAGCTACATACATAGAATTGCACAAAAATCAAGGGTTAGAAGTCCTATTTATGGACTCCTTCATCGACACCCACTTTATCAACTTCCTGGAACGGGAATACAGCGACGTCAAATTTACCCGCGTAGACTCCGATTTAGATAACACCTTACTAGATCAAAACAAAGCTGGGGAAATCGTCGATCCCAAAACCAACAAAACTCGCAGCGAATCCATCAAAGAACTATTTGAGAAATCTCTCAACAAACCCAAAGTCAACATCCGCACCGAAGCGTTAAAATCTGATAATCCCCAGAGTACACCACCAGCGATCGTGCTGTTACCAGAAATTCTCCGTCGTCTGCGAGAAATGAACGCCTTAATGCAACAGCAAAATTCAGAGTTTCCCGAAGATCATATTTTACTGGTAAACACCGCTCATCCTCTAATTCAAAATCTGGCAAATCTCAACCAAGGGGGAATCATTCAAGAAGATGGACAATCTTCGACAAATCCCTTAGTCAACTTGATTTGTCAACACGTCTACGATTTAGCGCTGATGTCGCAAAAAGGATTCGACGCTGAAGGGATGAAATCCTTTGTGGAACGTTCCAATGAAGTACTCACCAAGCTAACAGAACAAGCGGGTAAGTAA
- a CDS encoding glycosyltransferase family 4 protein: MKIAYVTTYDVVNYAGWKKHHIGNYSSNHFIYKTLASQGIQIENISNFQKKYTWLTKGKWSFYRYFDNKDYYRWAEPLVSKNYAVQIDQRLSSLDVDLILCTEGSTPIAYLNCQQPIVLWVDTILAALVDFYPYLSNLCPETKKNIYLLEKLALEKCKLAIFASNWAAEQAVQFYGINPNKVKIIPRGSNLEINPQRAIADIQALINRRHNHTCKLIFIGVDWQRKGGDIALAVSEALKYMGWDVELTILGDLPHNKENLPDFVNPIGYINKSTPAGKKQYYDLLAEAHFLILPTQADVTPNVLIEANAFGVPCLTTNVAGIPSIIHDDVNGKTFAVDATISDYTTYIVNYLSDYQNYENLALSSFNEYVTRLNWAIAGETANRLFSELI, translated from the coding sequence ATGAAAATAGCTTATGTCACCACATATGATGTTGTGAATTATGCCGGATGGAAAAAACATCACATAGGGAATTATAGCTCTAATCATTTTATCTATAAAACCCTAGCCTCCCAGGGTATTCAGATTGAAAATATCAGCAATTTTCAGAAAAAATATACTTGGTTAACCAAGGGAAAATGGAGTTTTTATAGATATTTTGACAACAAAGATTATTACAGATGGGCTGAACCGCTGGTGAGTAAGAATTATGCTGTGCAAATTGATCAGCGGTTGTCTAGTTTGGATGTTGATTTAATTTTGTGTACAGAAGGTTCTACACCTATCGCTTATCTCAATTGTCAGCAACCAATTGTGCTTTGGGTAGATACAATTTTAGCTGCGTTGGTTGATTTTTATCCTTATTTAAGTAATCTTTGTCCGGAAACAAAGAAGAATATTTACTTGTTAGAAAAGTTGGCTTTGGAGAAATGTAAGTTAGCGATTTTTGCTTCAAATTGGGCTGCGGAACAAGCTGTGCAATTTTATGGAATTAATCCCAATAAAGTGAAAATAATTCCCAGGGGTTCAAATTTAGAAATCAATCCCCAAAGAGCGATCGCTGATATTCAAGCTTTGATTAATCGTCGCCATAACCATACATGTAAGTTAATTTTTATTGGCGTTGATTGGCAAAGAAAAGGAGGTGACATCGCTCTAGCAGTCAGTGAAGCATTAAAATATATGGGGTGGGATGTGGAATTAACAATTTTAGGAGATTTACCCCACAACAAAGAAAATTTACCCGATTTCGTTAACCCTATAGGATACATCAATAAATCCACGCCAGCCGGGAAAAAACAGTATTATGATTTACTGGCGGAGGCTCATTTTTTGATTTTACCTACCCAGGCTGATGTGACTCCCAATGTCTTAATTGAAGCTAATGCTTTTGGTGTTCCTTGTCTGACTACCAATGTGGCGGGTATTCCTAGTATTATTCACGATGACGTCAATGGCAAAACTTTTGCGGTAGATGCTACCATCAGCGACTACACTACATATATTGTCAATTATCTGAGTGACTATCAAAACTATGAGAATTTAGCGCTGTCTTCATTCAATGAGTATGTGACTCGATTAAATTGGGCGATCGCTGGTGAAACTGCCAACAGATTATTTTCTGAGCTAATCTAA
- the clpB gene encoding ATP-dependent chaperone ClpB, with protein sequence MQPTDPNKFTDKAWEAIVKSQDIVRAYQQQQLDVEHLILALLEEPTSLALRILAKAEVDPLRLQQQLEAFTQRQPKVGKSDQLYLGRSLDTMLDRAEELRDRMKDSDISVEHMLLAFAEDERIGRRILKGFNADTTKLEAAVKSVRGSQRVTDKNPESRYEALQKFGRDLTEQAKSGKLDPVIGRDDEIRRVIQVLSRRSKNNPVLIGEPGVGKTAIAEALAQRMVNGDVPESLKNRQLISLDIGSLIAGAKLRGEFEERLKAVLKEVIDSNGQIVLFIDELHTVVGTGSSQQGAMDAGNLLKPMLARGELRCIGATTLDEYRKHIEKDAALERRFQQVFVDQPSVENTISILRGLKERYEVHHNVKISDSALVAAATLSARYISDRFLPDKAIDLVDEAAAQLKMEITSKPAELETIDRRLMQLEMEKLSLAGEEKGTAQTQERLQRIEQEIAKLTAKQHDFNEQWQGEKQLLEAISALKKEEDALRVQIEQAERAYDLNKAAQLKYGKLEGVQRDREAKEAKFLEIQNTGATLLREQVTESDIAEIVAKWTGIPVNRLLESERQKLLQLESLLQERVVGQQEAVTAVAAAIRRARAGMKDPSRPIGSFLFMGPTGVGKTELARALAQFLFDSDDALVRLDMSEYMEKHSVSRLVGAPPGYVGYEEGGQLSEAIRRRPYSVVLLDEVEKAHPDVFNILLQVLDDGRITDSQGRTVDFRNSVIVMTSNIGSEHILDVSGDDAKFGMMQKRVTEALRSHFRPEFINRVDDIIIFHTLSRTEMRHIIRIQLKRVENLLREQKICFEISAAACDYLVEAGYDPVYGARPLKRAIQREIENPIATKLLENTFISGDTIFIDKGEDSLSFSKKSTLKVSVSQNTVKLVESPPEA encoded by the coding sequence ATGCAACCTACAGACCCCAATAAATTTACTGATAAAGCCTGGGAGGCGATCGTTAAATCTCAGGATATAGTTCGTGCTTATCAACAACAGCAATTAGACGTTGAACATTTAATTCTGGCGCTTTTAGAAGAACCTACTAGTTTAGCTCTGCGTATCCTGGCTAAGGCTGAGGTTGATCCGCTGCGGTTACAACAGCAGCTAGAAGCTTTCACCCAGCGTCAACCCAAGGTGGGTAAAAGTGATCAGTTATATCTGGGGCGCAGTTTAGATACTATGCTTGACCGCGCTGAAGAGTTACGCGATCGCATGAAGGATTCGGATATCTCTGTGGAGCACATGCTTTTGGCTTTTGCGGAGGATGAACGAATTGGGCGACGCATACTCAAAGGCTTTAATGCTGATACTACTAAGTTAGAGGCGGCTGTGAAATCTGTGCGCGGTAGTCAAAGAGTTACAGATAAAAACCCAGAGTCTCGTTATGAAGCTCTACAAAAGTTTGGCAGGGACTTGACAGAGCAGGCAAAATCTGGTAAGCTAGACCCTGTTATTGGGCGGGACGATGAAATTCGCAGAGTAATTCAGGTGTTGTCTCGTCGCAGCAAGAATAACCCAGTATTAATTGGTGAACCGGGAGTAGGAAAAACGGCGATCGCTGAAGCCTTAGCACAGCGGATGGTCAACGGCGATGTTCCCGAATCTTTGAAAAACCGCCAACTAATTTCTCTCGATATCGGTAGTTTGATTGCTGGGGCGAAATTGCGGGGCGAATTTGAAGAACGCCTGAAAGCAGTTCTCAAGGAAGTTATTGATTCTAACGGGCAAATTGTTCTGTTTATCGATGAATTGCACACCGTTGTCGGCACGGGTTCTAGTCAACAAGGGGCGATGGATGCAGGGAATTTGTTGAAGCCGATGTTGGCGCGGGGCGAACTGCGTTGTATTGGCGCGACTACTTTAGATGAATATCGCAAACATATTGAGAAAGACGCCGCTTTAGAACGCCGTTTTCAACAGGTATTTGTGGATCAGCCGAGTGTGGAAAACACGATTTCTATTCTTCGGGGATTGAAGGAGCGTTATGAGGTTCATCATAACGTCAAGATTTCCGATTCTGCTTTGGTAGCCGCAGCCACTTTGTCAGCGCGTTACATTAGCGATCGCTTTTTACCAGATAAAGCCATTGACTTGGTGGACGAAGCTGCTGCACAGTTGAAAATGGAGATTACCTCCAAGCCTGCAGAGTTGGAAACCATTGACCGCCGCTTGATGCAGCTAGAAATGGAAAAACTGTCTCTGGCTGGGGAAGAAAAAGGGACAGCGCAAACTCAAGAGCGTTTGCAGCGAATTGAGCAAGAAATCGCCAAATTAACTGCAAAACAGCATGATTTCAATGAACAATGGCAAGGAGAAAAGCAGTTATTAGAAGCCATCAGCGCTTTGAAAAAAGAAGAAGACGCCTTGCGGGTGCAGATCGAACAGGCAGAACGGGCTTATGATTTGAATAAAGCTGCCCAATTGAAGTATGGTAAGTTGGAGGGAGTGCAGCGCGATCGCGAAGCCAAAGAAGCAAAGTTTTTAGAGATTCAAAACACAGGTGCTACCTTGTTGCGAGAACAAGTCACCGAATCTGACATTGCAGAAATCGTCGCCAAGTGGACAGGAATTCCAGTAAATCGCTTACTGGAATCAGAACGGCAAAAATTGCTGCAGTTAGAGAGTTTATTACAAGAGCGCGTGGTTGGACAACAAGAAGCGGTGACAGCAGTCGCAGCAGCAATTCGCCGCGCCCGTGCGGGAATGAAAGATCCCAGTCGTCCTATTGGGTCATTTTTGTTCATGGGACCGACTGGCGTGGGTAAAACCGAACTCGCTCGCGCTTTAGCACAGTTTCTCTTTGATTCTGATGACGCCTTGGTGCGGTTGGATATGTCTGAGTATATGGAGAAACACTCAGTATCGCGGTTGGTTGGTGCACCTCCAGGTTATGTTGGCTACGAGGAAGGTGGTCAACTTTCCGAAGCAATTCGCCGCCGTCCTTATTCTGTGGTGTTGTTGGATGAAGTGGAGAAGGCGCACCCCGATGTGTTCAATATTTTGTTGCAGGTGTTAGATGATGGGAGAATTACTGATTCCCAGGGGAGGACGGTAGATTTTCGCAACAGCGTCATCGTCATGACTAGCAATATTGGTAGTGAACATATATTAGATGTGTCTGGTGATGATGCTAAATTTGGGATGATGCAGAAGCGCGTAACAGAAGCGTTGCGATCGCACTTCCGCCCCGAATTTATCAACCGCGTGGATGATATCATTATCTTCCACACTCTCAGTCGCACGGAAATGCGACACATCATTCGCATTCAACTCAAGCGGGTGGAAAATCTCCTCAGAGAGCAAAAAATCTGCTTTGAAATCTCCGCTGCGGCTTGTGATTACTTGGTGGAAGCAGGCTATGATCCAGTTTATGGCGCTCGTCCACTAAAACGAGCAATTCAGCGAGAGATAGAAAACCCCATCGCTACCAAGTTATTGGAGAATACCTTTATTTCTGGAGATACGATTTTTATTGATAAGGGCGAGGATAGTTTATCTTTCAGTAAAAAATCTACCCTGAAAGTATCAGTTTCCCAAAATACCGTCAAGTTAGTTGAGTCACCACCGGAAGCGTAA
- the gloA gene encoding lactoylglutathione lyase: MRLLHTMLRVGNLEESLKFYCDVLGMKLLRRKDYPGGEFTLAFVGYGDESETAVLELTYNWGTEKYELGNAYGHIAIGVDDIYATCEQIKSRDGKVVREPGAMKHGSTVIAFVEDPDGYRVELIQGK, from the coding sequence ATGCGCTTACTACACACAATGTTGCGAGTGGGGAACCTTGAAGAGTCCTTGAAGTTCTACTGTGACGTCCTGGGGATGAAATTGCTACGCCGAAAAGACTATCCAGGGGGAGAATTTACCCTCGCTTTTGTTGGCTATGGTGACGAAAGTGAAACTGCAGTTTTGGAACTAACCTACAATTGGGGGACGGAAAAATATGAATTGGGTAACGCTTATGGTCATATTGCCATTGGCGTGGATGATATTTACGCTACCTGTGAGCAAATTAAAAGTCGGGATGGAAAAGTAGTGCGGGAGCCAGGAGCAATGAAACACGGTTCCACAGTTATCGCTTTCGTCGAAGATCCTGACGGGTATAGGGTAGAGCTGATTCAAGGGAAGTGA
- a CDS encoding L-threonylcarbamoyladenylate synthase, which produces MTQVTVEALIAGACAGSLVSFPTDTVPALAILPAKAPLIFAAKQRSQDKPLILMAARESDIWPYVQGSNIEYQIWQELASKFWPGALTLVLPASAQVPKVMNPTDPTTIGVRIPASAIAQNILAQTGPLATTSANFSGQSPLQTMAEIDAQFPEVLTLKTAQIPQEISGVGVPSTVAKWTGNSWQILRQGAITLSL; this is translated from the coding sequence ATGACACAGGTGACTGTTGAAGCCTTAATTGCCGGCGCATGTGCTGGCTCCTTAGTTAGTTTTCCCACAGATACTGTCCCCGCGCTGGCAATTTTACCAGCAAAAGCCCCACTGATTTTTGCAGCAAAACAGCGCAGTCAGGACAAACCTTTGATTTTGATGGCGGCGCGGGAGTCGGATATATGGCCCTATGTCCAAGGTAGTAATATTGAGTATCAAATTTGGCAAGAATTAGCCAGCAAATTTTGGCCAGGGGCGCTAACATTGGTATTGCCAGCATCTGCACAAGTGCCAAAAGTCATGAATCCCACTGATCCAACTACAATTGGTGTCAGAATTCCAGCCAGTGCGATCGCCCAAAATATTTTGGCGCAAACAGGCCCACTCGCTACCACTAGCGCCAACTTTTCTGGTCAATCGCCCCTGCAGACAATGGCAGAAATTGACGCGCAGTTTCCAGAAGTTCTCACTCTGAAGACTGCACAAATTCCCCAAGAAATATCAGGCGTTGGTGTACCTTCCACCGTCGCTAAATGGACAGGGAACAGTTGGCAGATTTTACGACAGGGTGCCATCACTTTAAGTTTATAG
- a CDS encoding sensor histidine kinase, whose protein sequence is MNWSNWIYLGAGLLLGMGFCGLFWRKSTAAPSPSVTESPEPQTLQQLEQVQLAYQMAREMSQFKAGFLARTTHELRSPLNGLIGLHQLILSDLCENADEEREFIAQAHDRALKLLKLIDEILRVARTEHGTNKLDIQPLPLAELLQEVYQLIYLLAANRNYPLQVLPPDPDIYVVADYRWLRQILVNLVDTAIAQMEEGSICISSSPSPTTNSVNIWLDVPMNALPWSESVDFIKSIEFVNSEDKMPQIGAENTTLSPGMKLLLNQTLLEAMGGKLEIVSPPNYQQAPEQLTRLQISVPLLIQESELLQYSMKQN, encoded by the coding sequence ATGAATTGGAGCAACTGGATATATCTAGGTGCAGGACTATTATTAGGGATGGGTTTTTGTGGGTTATTTTGGCGAAAATCAACCGCCGCGCCCAGCCCATCTGTAACTGAGTCGCCAGAGCCACAAACCTTGCAACAACTCGAGCAAGTGCAGCTAGCATACCAAATGGCGCGAGAGATGAGCCAGTTTAAAGCGGGTTTTTTGGCTCGGACTACTCATGAATTGCGATCGCCTTTAAATGGCCTCATCGGCTTACACCAATTAATTTTGTCAGATTTGTGTGAAAACGCTGATGAGGAGCGAGAATTTATCGCCCAAGCCCATGACCGAGCGCTAAAACTACTGAAGCTGATTGATGAAATTCTGCGTGTGGCGAGAACTGAACACGGGACTAATAAATTAGATATTCAGCCGCTACCTTTAGCGGAATTGCTACAGGAAGTGTATCAATTAATTTATCTGTTGGCGGCAAATCGCAATTATCCCTTACAAGTGCTACCTCCAGATCCGGATATTTACGTCGTAGCAGATTACAGATGGCTACGGCAAATTTTGGTAAATTTAGTGGATACGGCGATCGCCCAAATGGAGGAAGGTAGCATTTGTATTTCCAGTAGCCCATCACCGACAACTAATTCTGTGAATATTTGGCTGGATGTACCTATGAATGCTTTACCTTGGAGCGAGTCGGTGGATTTCATCAAATCTATTGAATTTGTCAATTCTGAAGACAAAATGCCGCAAATTGGTGCAGAAAATACGACTCTTTCCCCTGGAATGAAACTATTACTCAATCAAACTCTGTTAGAAGCAATGGGAGGAAAACTAGAAATCGTTTCTCCTCCCAACTATCAACAAGCCCCAGAGCAATTGACTAGATTGCAAATTTCCGTCCCTCTATTGATTCAGGAAAGTGAACTTCTCCAATATTCAATGAAGCAAAATTAG
- a CDS encoding GNAT family N-acetyltransferase, translating into MNSSQIQFSDRSSEIDLYQLQQLFDLVAFWAKGRRIEDLSMAIGNSDPVIFVCDGEQLIGFARATSDCIYRATIWDVVVHPDYRDLGLGSKLVETVLSHPRVRWVERVYLMTTHQQGFYEKIGFQPNTTTTMVLYNQTNFASLNIGEVHFPESIEGRKFAI; encoded by the coding sequence ATGAATTCTTCTCAAATTCAATTTAGCGATCGCTCGTCAGAAATTGACCTCTACCAACTGCAACAGCTATTTGATCTGGTTGCTTTCTGGGCTAAAGGACGCAGAATTGAAGATTTGAGTATGGCGATCGGTAATAGTGATCCGGTAATTTTTGTCTGCGATGGAGAACAATTAATTGGTTTTGCTAGAGCAACATCTGATTGTATCTATCGGGCGACGATTTGGGATGTTGTTGTTCACCCAGACTACCGAGATTTAGGTTTGGGAAGCAAATTAGTCGAAACTGTTTTAAGTCATCCCCGCGTGAGGTGGGTTGAGCGTGTATATCTGATGACAACTCACCAACAGGGATTCTACGAAAAAATAGGTTTTCAGCCGAATACTACCACCACGATGGTGTTGTATAACCAAACTAATTTTGCTTCATTGAATATTGGAGAAGTTCACTTTCCTGAATCAATAGAGGGACGGAAATTTGCAATCTAG
- the secF gene encoding protein translocase subunit SecF: protein MKLSINKSRSLWWAISAAITLAGLASMLISWQNPQINAPLRPSLDFVGGTRLQLERDCSKPGNCDKPIDINLVREVAKTQGLGDSSIQIVADKDTKAENGILIRTKKLDVEQRIKLQNALSEKIGAFDARKNQLDDVSPTLGRELFTSGVIALIVSFLGIVVYLTFRFQLDYAIFAIVALFHDVLITAGIFSILGIVLGIEVDSLFIVALLTITGFSVNDTVVIYDRIRETLQVNPNRPIADIVDDAVNQTLGRSINTTFTTLLTLFAIFLFGGETLKNFALALIIGFTMGAYSSIFIASTLLTFWRERTGQAPAIAAETIDTSADG from the coding sequence ATGAAATTAAGTATTAACAAATCGCGATCGCTTTGGTGGGCTATTTCTGCGGCTATTACCCTCGCAGGTCTAGCCTCCATGCTGATTTCTTGGCAAAATCCCCAAATTAACGCTCCTCTGCGTCCTAGTTTGGATTTTGTCGGTGGGACAAGATTGCAGTTAGAACGAGACTGCTCCAAACCCGGTAACTGCGACAAGCCAATAGATATCAATCTAGTCCGGGAAGTCGCTAAAACACAGGGATTAGGTGATAGCAGCATCCAAATTGTTGCAGACAAAGACACAAAAGCCGAAAATGGCATCTTAATTCGCACCAAAAAATTAGACGTAGAGCAACGCATCAAGTTACAAAATGCTCTGAGTGAAAAAATTGGTGCCTTCGACGCTCGCAAAAATCAACTCGACGATGTTAGTCCTACCCTAGGGCGAGAATTGTTCACCTCTGGAGTGATTGCGCTGATTGTCTCCTTTTTAGGTATTGTCGTCTACTTGACTTTTCGCTTTCAATTAGACTACGCCATATTTGCGATCGTCGCGTTGTTTCATGATGTGTTGATCACCGCCGGCATTTTTTCTATTCTCGGTATAGTGCTGGGTATTGAAGTAGACAGCCTGTTTATCGTTGCACTATTGACAATTACAGGTTTTTCTGTTAATGATACCGTAGTAATTTACGATCGCATCCGCGAAACTTTACAAGTCAATCCCAATCGCCCGATTGCTGACATTGTTGACGATGCCGTTAACCAAACCCTAGGAAGGTCAATCAACACCACCTTCACCACCTTGTTGACCTTATTCGCCATCTTTTTGTTTGGTGGTGAAACACTGAAAAACTTTGCCCTCGCTCTAATTATCGGTTTTACAATGGGCGCTTATTCCAGTATTTTCATCGCCAGCACACTCCTAACCTTCTGGCGAGAACGCACCGGTCAAGCTCCAGCCATAGCTGCAGAAACAATTGATACATCTGCTGATGGTTAG
- the secD gene encoding protein translocase subunit SecD translates to MQRQRSLLALILVLVVAAIAVIATIPIPLGLDLRGGTQLTIEVLTTPEIKQITQRELEAVQKVVEGRINGLGVSEPVIQIVQNTNKILVQLPGVNDPQQAERVLGGTAQLEFRTQKPNTEIPLRAFEASRNELKAKQAELRKSEDTAVIAKNQEELQKNNEAIADLFESTNPPLTGQFLQDAYGEPTQGSNNWNIGLRFNEKGGELFAGLTKNLAGTGRSIGIFVDNELKSAPSVPPEFAATGITGGRAVITGRFTAQEANDLGVQLRGGALPVPVKIAEIRTVGATLGKDSIQSSIYAGIGGLILVLIFMVVYYRLPGLIADIALLVYALLTWASFALLSVTLTLPGIAGFILSIGMAVDANVLIFERTREELQAGKTLYRSVESGFYRAFSSILDGNVTTVIACAALFWLGSGLVKGFALTLALGVAVSMFTAITCSRTFMFLAISTPALRKPELFCPNLPGSNKAEVAR, encoded by the coding sequence ATGCAAAGACAGCGATCGCTATTAGCCTTGATTTTAGTTCTGGTAGTCGCCGCCATTGCGGTAATTGCCACAATTCCCATACCCCTGGGACTAGATTTGCGGGGGGGTACACAGCTCACAATTGAGGTGTTAACCACACCAGAAATCAAGCAAATCACCCAACGCGAATTGGAAGCTGTGCAAAAAGTCGTGGAGGGTCGGATTAACGGCCTGGGCGTTTCTGAGCCAGTGATTCAAATAGTACAGAATACCAACAAAATTCTTGTACAACTACCAGGCGTCAACGATCCACAGCAAGCAGAACGGGTGTTAGGGGGTACAGCGCAATTAGAATTCCGCACCCAAAAACCGAATACAGAAATTCCTCTACGTGCTTTTGAAGCTTCCAGAAACGAACTCAAAGCCAAGCAAGCAGAATTAAGGAAGTCTGAGGACACAGCGGTTATTGCGAAAAATCAAGAAGAGTTACAAAAAAATAACGAAGCGATCGCCGACTTATTTGAAAGCACCAACCCACCACTGACAGGACAATTTCTCCAAGATGCCTACGGTGAACCTACCCAAGGCAGTAATAATTGGAATATCGGCCTACGCTTCAATGAAAAGGGTGGCGAACTGTTTGCAGGGTTAACCAAAAACCTCGCCGGCACTGGGCGCAGCATCGGTATTTTCGTAGACAATGAACTCAAGAGCGCTCCCAGCGTACCCCCGGAATTTGCAGCTACAGGAATTACTGGTGGTCGGGCTGTGATTACAGGTAGATTTACAGCCCAAGAAGCCAACGATTTAGGGGTACAGCTACGAGGTGGAGCATTACCAGTACCTGTAAAAATCGCGGAAATTCGCACCGTGGGCGCCACCTTGGGTAAAGACAGTATTCAAAGCAGTATTTATGCTGGTATCGGTGGTCTAATTTTAGTCTTGATATTTATGGTAGTCTACTATCGATTACCAGGGTTGATAGCTGATATTGCCCTCCTCGTCTACGCTTTACTGACATGGGCTAGCTTTGCATTACTGAGTGTAACGCTCACATTACCAGGAATCGCCGGCTTCATTCTCAGTATCGGTATGGCCGTTGATGCTAACGTGCTGATTTTTGAACGGACACGGGAAGAACTGCAAGCAGGCAAAACCTTATATCGTTCCGTAGAGTCTGGGTTTTATCGCGCCTTCTCTAGTATTTTAGACGGTAACGTCACCACAGTTATTGCCTGCGCTGCCTTGTTCTGGCTAGGATCTGGTTTAGTCAAAGGCTTTGCCTTGACCTTGGCTTTAGGCGTAGCAGTGAGTATGTTCACCGCCATCACCTGTAGTCGCACCTTCATGTTTTTGGCAATTTCTACACCCGCACTGCGGAAACCAGAACTTTTTTGTCCGAACCTGCCAGGATCAAATAAGGCAGAGGTGGCTAGATGA